The following are from one region of the Arcobacter defluvii genome:
- a CDS encoding HAMP domain-containing methyl-accepting chemotaxis protein — protein MLQNLKTKLKLSILSFVALVGIIILGALGIIQLKEVNNGLERVYNDRVVPLEQLKIIADEYAVNIVDTTHQTRNGNFEFEKCISNINSAQEKIKNNWNKYLSTSLTKEEETLVKDVNHLMDIGNSEVNKIKQACEDKNLDLISKITIEELYPNIDPIGEKISALITLQLDVAKSETQIAENIYSTSITVIIMTILGSFLIILFLSYTIITDITGKLNSFKKELLNFFSFLNKETSDVTLLEIKSKDEFGEMADVINENIIKTQKLIQEDNFLIDEAKIVMTRVNNGWYSQFIEKKTSNSSLEEFKNNVNKMIENTRTRFEHVNEVLNSYSHNDFRPKFKMEKDDEKGGVFETLVNGLNTLQETLTHMLKENKTNGLTLDESSDILLANVDKLNISSNEAAASLEETAAALEQITSNIRNNTQNIAKMASYSNSVTKSASDGEKLANQTTQSMDEINNQVNLINEAITVIDQIAFQTNILSLNAAVEAATAGEAGKGFAVVAQEVRNLASRSAEAAKEIKVIVENATKKANDGKEIASNMISGYKELNQNISQTINLIQDIEMSSKEQLSGIEQINDAVNQLDQQTQQNAAVASQTHDVAIITDEIAKLIVNDANAKEFEGKNEVKAKDIKINKKDNSNPIKSNSKQKDTQTKKDTKVVSNKTNNDEWESF, from the coding sequence ATGTTGCAGAATTTAAAAACCAAACTAAAGTTATCAATACTTTCTTTTGTTGCTTTGGTTGGAATTATCATTTTAGGTGCTTTAGGAATAATTCAACTAAAAGAGGTAAACAATGGTTTAGAAAGAGTTTATAATGATAGAGTTGTTCCATTAGAACAATTAAAAATAATTGCAGATGAATATGCTGTAAATATTGTTGATACGACACATCAAACAAGAAATGGTAATTTTGAATTTGAAAAATGTATATCAAATATCAATAGTGCTCAAGAAAAGATAAAAAATAATTGGAATAAATATTTATCAACATCTTTAACTAAAGAAGAAGAAACATTAGTAAAAGATGTAAATCATTTAATGGATATAGGTAATAGTGAAGTAAATAAAATAAAACAAGCCTGTGAAGATAAAAATCTTGATTTAATCTCAAAAATAACTATTGAAGAACTTTATCCAAATATAGATCCAATTGGTGAAAAAATTTCAGCATTAATTACACTTCAACTAGATGTTGCAAAAAGTGAAACTCAAATTGCAGAAAATATTTATAGCACAAGTATAACAGTGATTATAATGACGATTTTAGGTTCTTTTTTAATAATTTTATTTTTATCATATACGATTATTACTGATATTACAGGAAAACTAAATAGCTTTAAAAAAGAGTTATTAAATTTCTTCTCTTTTTTAAATAAAGAGACTTCAGATGTAACTCTTTTAGAAATTAAATCAAAAGATGAATTTGGTGAAATGGCTGATGTAATTAATGAAAATATAATTAAAACTCAAAAATTAATTCAAGAAGATAATTTCTTAATAGATGAAGCAAAAATAGTAATGACAAGAGTTAATAATGGTTGGTATTCACAATTTATTGAGAAAAAAACTTCAAATAGTTCTTTAGAAGAGTTTAAAAATAACGTAAATAAAATGATTGAAAATACAAGAACAAGATTCGAGCATGTAAATGAAGTTTTAAATTCTTATTCTCATAATGATTTCAGACCTAAGTTCAAAATGGAAAAAGATGATGAAAAAGGTGGAGTGTTTGAGACTTTAGTAAATGGTTTAAATACATTACAAGAAACATTAACACACATGCTAAAAGAGAATAAAACAAATGGATTGACGTTGGATGAAAGCTCGGATATATTATTGGCAAATGTAGATAAATTAAATATAAGCTCAAATGAAGCAGCAGCAAGTTTAGAAGAAACAGCAGCAGCCTTAGAACAAATAACTTCAAATATAAGAAATAATACACAAAATATAGCGAAAATGGCTAGTTACTCAAATAGTGTAACAAAGTCAGCAAGTGATGGTGAAAAACTTGCAAATCAAACAACTCAGTCAATGGATGAAATAAATAATCAAGTAAATCTAATCAATGAAGCAATAACAGTAATTGATCAAATAGCATTCCAAACAAATATACTTTCACTTAATGCAGCAGTAGAAGCAGCAACAGCAGGTGAAGCAGGGAAAGGATTTGCAGTAGTAGCACAAGAAGTAAGAAATTTAGCATCTCGTTCAGCAGAAGCAGCAAAAGAGATAAAAGTAATAGTAGAAAATGCAACAAAAAAAGCGAATGATGGAAAAGAGATAGCATCAAATATGATAAGTGGATATAAAGAATTAAATCAAAATATATCACAAACAATAAACTTAATACAAGATATAGAGATGTCAAGTAAAGAACAATTAAGTGGAATAGAACAAATAAATGATGCAGTAAATCAATTAGACCAACAAACACAACAAAATGCAGCAGTAGCGAGTCAAACACATGATGTAGCAATAATAACAGATGAAATAGCAAAATTAATAGTAAATGATGCAAATGCAAAAGAGTTTGAAGGGAAGAATGAAGTAAAAGCAAAAGATATAAAAATAAATAAAAAAGATAATTCAAATCCAATAAAATCAAATTCAAAACAAAAAGATACACAAACAAAAAAAGATACAAAAGTAGTATCTAACAAAACAAACAACGACGAGTGGGAAAGCTTTTAG
- a CDS encoding SapC family protein — protein sequence MFKKLEVLNKIQHKNKGIEEVTNFSYSKELINAPVAISEFFEACKNYPIFFAKDKDNNWFASVLLGYKQGENLFIDKKGNWKELHYIPAFVRSYPFILVNKENQKDLVIAIEGEYLSDKEDAKKLFDEEGNNSEFLNSALNFLNQYYADSLSTTQFIKQLEDWELLEEKIATVVNTKGEKFSLNGFFVINEEKLKHLSKKKKDDICAKNAYSLITAHLISLSNLQKLGAIK from the coding sequence GTGTTTAAGAAGTTAGAAGTATTAAATAAAATTCAACATAAAAATAAAGGAATAGAAGAAGTAACAAATTTTTCTTATTCAAAAGAACTGATTAATGCTCCAGTTGCAATATCAGAATTTTTTGAAGCTTGTAAAAATTATCCTATATTTTTTGCAAAAGATAAAGACAATAATTGGTTTGCATCTGTTTTACTTGGTTACAAACAAGGTGAAAATCTTTTTATAGATAAAAAAGGAAACTGGAAAGAATTACACTATATTCCAGCATTTGTAAGAAGTTATCCATTTATTTTAGTGAATAAAGAAAATCAAAAAGATTTAGTAATTGCTATTGAAGGTGAATATTTAAGTGATAAAGAAGATGCCAAAAAACTATTTGATGAAGAAGGGAATAATAGTGAGTTTTTAAATAGTGCTTTAAATTTTTTAAATCAATATTATGCAGATTCTCTTTCAACAACACAATTTATAAAACAACTTGAAGATTGGGAACTTTTAGAAGAAAAAATTGCAACAGTTGTAAATACAAAAGGTGAAAAATTTAGTTTAAATGGTTTTTTTGTAATCAATGAAGAGAAATTAAAACATTTAAGTAAAAAGAAAAAAGATGATATTTGTGCAAAAAATGCCTATTCATTAATCACAGCTCATTTGATTTCGCTTTCAAATCTTCAAAAATTAGGTGCAATTAAATAA
- a CDS encoding hybrid sensor histidine kinase/response regulator, producing MDKNYTILIIDDKSENLHYLNTILKEENFLIRATTDANFAINSSRLNPPDLILLDIKMPNISGFEVCKILKEDEVLKEIPIIFISALDDTQSKVKALNEGGVDYITKPFEKEEVIARVKTQLKIFESKNTISKLLEQQDFFLKKIIHEMNTPLSIIGLNIDNLESTLGYKEQFEAIKASSKSLSSIYNDLYYLTKKEKRIIEEKSINLVRFLSSRVAFFDEMANIKNIDIALDIHKEFDVFMDSYELERVIDNTISNAIKYSFEDSTIEITLDKEDENYILSIKDEGIGIADTKAVFQAYYQQKDKNIGLGLGLSIVKEICDKNEIKIELSSEKNNTVFKYIFPQNRVIKGD from the coding sequence ATGGATAAAAACTATACAATACTGATAATAGATGACAAATCAGAAAACTTACACTACTTAAATACTATTTTAAAAGAAGAAAATTTTTTAATACGAGCAACAACTGATGCAAACTTTGCTATAAACTCTTCAAGGTTAAATCCACCTGATTTAATACTTTTAGATATAAAAATGCCAAATATCAGTGGCTTTGAAGTTTGTAAAATATTAAAAGAAGACGAAGTTTTAAAAGAGATTCCTATCATATTTATTAGTGCTTTAGATGACACACAAAGTAAAGTAAAAGCTCTAAATGAAGGTGGTGTTGATTATATAACTAAACCTTTTGAAAAAGAAGAAGTAATTGCAAGAGTTAAAACTCAACTAAAAATATTTGAAAGTAAAAATACTATTTCAAAATTACTTGAACAACAAGACTTTTTCCTAAAAAAAATAATCCATGAGATGAATACACCTTTGAGTATCATTGGTTTAAATATTGACAATTTAGAATCAACTTTAGGATATAAAGAACAATTTGAAGCTATAAAAGCTTCTTCAAAATCCCTTTCTTCTATTTACAATGATTTATATTACTTAACAAAAAAAGAAAAAAGAATTATTGAAGAAAAAAGTATAAATTTAGTGCGATTTTTATCTTCAAGGGTTGCTTTTTTTGATGAAATGGCAAATATAAAAAATATTGATATAGCTTTGGATATTCATAAAGAGTTTGACGTTTTTATGGATTCTTATGAACTTGAAAGGGTTATTGATAACACAATTTCAAATGCTATTAAATACTCTTTTGAAGACTCAACTATAGAGATAACTTTAGATAAAGAAGATGAAAACTATATCCTTTCAATAAAAGATGAAGGAATAGGAATAGCTGATACAAAAGCTGTATTTCAAGCCTACTATCAACAAAAAGATAAAAATATTGGTTTAGGATTAGGACTTAGTATTGTAAAAGAGATTTGTGACAAAAATGAAATAAAAATAGAACTAAGTTCAGAAAAAAACAACACTGTTTTTAAATATATTTTTCCACAAAACAGAGTTATAAAAGGAGATTAA
- a CDS encoding response regulator transcription factor, giving the protein MKIFLLEDDFALNKIIKQSLQNRGFYVDSFTDGYKAIEFISNSKYDLYILDLNVLGFDGHKVLEFIRNDDLNVPIIMISAEIDIENIKKSYTLGCNDYIKKPFDFEELFLRIQYHLSHIKKDENSDFIVDLGYDFSFNLMEQTLHKSKFEIELTNKEKLLLTLLVKNINNTVTNEMIHEYVWDSKEMETVSMRTIVHKLKKKLKNGMILNLRGVGYKLIK; this is encoded by the coding sequence ATGAAAATATTTTTACTAGAAGATGATTTTGCTTTAAATAAAATCATAAAACAATCTTTACAAAATCGAGGTTTTTATGTGGATAGTTTTACAGATGGTTATAAAGCAATAGAATTTATCTCAAATAGTAAATATGATTTGTATATCTTAGATTTAAATGTTTTAGGATTTGATGGTCATAAGGTTTTAGAATTTATTAGAAATGATGATTTAAATGTTCCAATTATTATGATAAGTGCAGAAATTGATATAGAAAATATCAAAAAATCTTACACTTTAGGTTGTAATGATTATATAAAAAAACCTTTTGATTTTGAAGAACTATTTTTACGAATACAATATCATTTAAGTCACATAAAAAAAGATGAAAATAGCGATTTTATAGTTGATTTAGGATATGACTTTTCATTTAATTTGATGGAGCAAACTTTACATAAATCAAAATTTGAAATAGAACTAACAAACAAAGAAAAACTTCTTTTAACTCTTTTAGTAAAAAATATAAATAACACTGTAACAAATGAAATGATTCACGAATATGTTTGGGATAGTAAAGAAATGGAAACTGTAAGTATGAGAACTATTGTTCATAAACTCAAAAAAAAGCTAAAAAATGGAATGATTTTAAACTTACGAGGAGTTGGCTATAAACTTATAAAATAG
- a CDS encoding methyl-accepting chemotaxis protein: MNKLNFGTKLLLILVSTSIVSLSLMIYIVSSYSYENSRNDAQHYINELAKKNALDIRNTLDKAIVISNTISNKYESAIEHHEKLSKEGTIKYFKSLLEQNKFILGVWFTFEDGTLVYEKNDGTDKENYYTKKGAFQPYVVRNSDGSFNIEPSSDFNINSEWINLPYKNKQVSITQPYDYDINGKKVLLTTVSSPVYFQGKFIGAVGVDFSLDSFNKKVNEIKLFDTGYGTVVDAYGKIISHANPENLGKSLKDLTKNENILKSLEMSKKGEDYSYLAKNLKSGEDSYSYAYPFEFGETKNYWTFIATVPEKEYLKQSNFIRNFSIVSGLIVLVVIVLVLIYSMRILNKNLTTIKNGLLDFFSYLNKESKVAKSIQIDSLDEFGQMAKMINENIKKTEKLIIQDNDLIEDVKRVVNEVKNGKFNKRIEKSTENENLEELKNTFNEMLETTKNSVCEDVNNVIKVLDNFAKLDFRGRIDDKGNISVGINNLAQIINTMLKENKTNGLTLDESSDILLANVDKLNISSNEAAASLEETAAALEQITSNIRNNTQNIAKMASYSNSVTKSASDGEKLANQTTQSMDEINNQVNLINEAITVIDQIAFQTNILSLNAAVEAATAGEAGKGFAVVAQEVRNLASRSAEAAKEIKIIVENATKKANDGKEIASNMISGYKELNQNISQTINLIQDIEMSSKEQLSGIEQINDAVNQLDQQTQQNAAVASQTHDVAIITDEIAKLIVNDANAKEFEGKNEVKAKDIKINKKDNSNPIKSNSKQKDTQTKKDTKVVSNKTNNDEWESF; the protein is encoded by the coding sequence ATGAATAAGTTGAATTTTGGGACAAAATTATTACTAATTTTAGTTTCAACAAGTATAGTTTCTCTTAGTTTAATGATATATATTGTATCTTCATATTCTTATGAAAATTCAAGAAATGATGCCCAACATTATATAAATGAATTAGCTAAAAAGAATGCTTTAGATATTAGAAATACTCTTGATAAAGCAATAGTTATTTCAAATACAATATCGAATAAATACGAAAGTGCTATTGAACATCATGAAAAATTGTCAAAAGAGGGAACAATAAAATATTTTAAATCTCTTTTAGAACAAAATAAGTTTATTTTAGGTGTATGGTTTACTTTTGAAGATGGAACATTAGTATATGAAAAAAATGATGGTACAGATAAAGAAAATTACTATACAAAAAAAGGTGCATTTCAACCTTATGTTGTAAGAAATAGTGATGGTTCTTTCAATATAGAGCCTTCTTCTGATTTTAACATAAACTCTGAATGGATAAATCTTCCTTATAAAAATAAACAAGTTTCTATAACACAACCATATGATTATGATATAAATGGGAAAAAGGTACTTTTAACTACAGTTTCTTCTCCTGTGTATTTTCAAGGTAAATTTATAGGTGCAGTTGGAGTTGATTTTTCTTTAGATTCATTTAATAAAAAAGTTAATGAAATTAAATTATTTGATACAGGATATGGAACAGTTGTTGATGCTTATGGAAAAATAATTAGTCATGCAAATCCTGAAAATTTAGGAAAAAGTTTAAAAGATTTAACAAAAAATGAAAATATTTTAAAATCGCTAGAAATGTCTAAAAAAGGTGAAGATTATTCATATCTTGCAAAAAATCTAAAAAGTGGTGAAGATTCTTACTCTTATGCTTATCCATTTGAATTTGGTGAAACAAAAAATTATTGGACATTTATAGCTACTGTTCCAGAAAAAGAGTATTTAAAACAATCAAATTTTATTAGAAATTTTTCGATAGTTTCAGGTTTAATAGTATTAGTAGTTATTGTTCTTGTATTGATTTATAGTATGAGAATTTTAAATAAAAATTTAACAACAATAAAAAATGGATTATTAGATTTCTTCTCATATTTAAATAAAGAGAGTAAAGTTGCAAAATCAATACAAATAGATTCGTTAGATGAATTTGGTCAAATGGCAAAAATGATAAATGAAAATATCAAGAAAACGGAAAAATTAATTATTCAAGATAATGATTTGATAGAAGATGTAAAAAGAGTTGTTAATGAAGTAAAAAATGGGAAATTCAATAAACGAATAGAAAAATCAACTGAAAATGAAAATCTTGAAGAGTTAAAAAACACATTTAATGAAATGCTTGAAACAACTAAAAATTCTGTATGCGAAGATGTAAACAACGTAATAAAAGTTTTAGATAATTTTGCAAAACTTGATTTTAGAGGAAGAATTGATGATAAAGGTAATATTTCTGTTGGAATAAATAACTTAGCTCAAATAATTAATACAATGCTAAAAGAGAATAAAACAAATGGATTGACGTTGGATGAAAGCTCGGATATATTATTGGCAAATGTAGATAAATTAAATATAAGCTCAAATGAAGCAGCAGCAAGTTTAGAAGAAACAGCAGCAGCCTTAGAACAAATAACTTCAAATATCAGAAATAATACACAAAATATAGCGAAAATGGCTAGTTACTCAAATAGTGTAACAAAGTCAGCAAGTGATGGTGAAAAACTTGCAAATCAAACAACTCAGTCAATGGATGAAATAAATAATCAAGTAAACTTGATAAATGAAGCAATAACTGTAATTGATCAAATAGCATTCCAAACAAATATACTTTCACTTAATGCAGCAGTAGAAGCAGCAACAGCAGGTGAAGCAGGAAAAGGATTTGCAGTAGTAGCACAAGAAGTAAGAAATCTAGCATCTCGTTCAGCAGAAGCAGCAAAAGAGATAAAAATAATAGTAGAAAATGCAACAAAAAAAGCGAATGATGGAAAAGAGATAGCATCAAATATGATAAGTGGATATAAAGAATTAAATCAAAATATATCACAAACAATAAACTTAATACAAGATATAGAGATGTCAAGTAAAGAACAATTAAGTGGAATAGAACAAATAAATGATGCAGTAAATCAATTAGACCAACAAACACAACAAAATGCAGCAGTAGCGAGTCAAACACATGATGTAGCAATAATAACAGATGAAATAGCAAAATTAATAGTAAATGATGCAAATGCAAAAGAGTTTGAAGGAAAGAATGAAGTAAAAGCAAAAGATATAAAAATAAATAAAAAAGATAATTCAAATCCAATAAAATCAAATTCAAAACAAAAAGATACACAAACAAAAAAAGATACAAAAGTAGTATCTAACAAAACAAACAACGACGAGTGGGAAAGCTTTTAG
- a CDS encoding methyl-accepting chemotaxis protein: MKNFSIKNKLLIIVIVTIVLVATMIALKSIYEINNLTNKNIEEYKENTYATTQEELKVYTSFAKNIVENLYKQSLPENVKENVKEDLKAQTDFLFTMLTKLYDEEKDKVSESELKKMLLDTIGAVRYGKNNDYFFVYDKNSTILKLPLTPQREGTKNTGKHILEFIDTAFNKGEGLVPYDQVIPNKAPRKKVSFVKLFKPFDWVIGTGTYIDNVTEDLQKKALEEISQLRFGKDGYFYVYDYNGVNLMHPIKPELVGKNLIDLKSKKGVYYIKDLIEVAKKDGGIVNFDFEKTGDDKLYEKIGYAVGFNQWQWMIGTGSYNDEIEKNIEILKQNSQDKISSIIFGIILIAIIVSIIIILFVTFFINKEIIVPLNRFQIGLLDFFKYLNKETKTVEKISIKSNDEIGLMTEIVNKNIEKTNQLIEQDEKLISNVKAVVSEINKGKLKNKIEGQTDNQSLEDLKNILNEMLVLISSKINDDLKIIDDVLAKYKNMNFTYRIENPHGEVAKAINSLAETINHMLVENKTNGLTLNESSHILLSNVDKLNMSSNEAAASLEETAAAIEEITSNIRNNTQNIAKMASYSNNLTKSANDGEKLANQTTSAMDEINNEVKLINEAISVIDQIAFQTNILSLNAAVEAATAGEAGKGFAVVAAEVRNLASRSAEAAREIKTIVENATSKANQGKEISNNMIVGYKQLNENITQTINLIQDIEMSSKEQLSGIEQINDAVNQLDQQTQQNAMIASQTQNVATLTDEIAKLIVNDANAKEFIGKNEVKAKEINLDSSKNENNIIKAKKSTSKIDKTTNKNEIDEWESF; encoded by the coding sequence ATGAAAAATTTTTCTATAAAGAATAAATTACTCATAATAGTGATTGTAACGATAGTTCTTGTTGCTACAATGATTGCATTGAAGTCAATTTATGAGATTAATAATCTAACAAATAAAAATATTGAAGAGTATAAAGAAAATACTTATGCAACAACTCAAGAAGAGTTGAAAGTTTATACAAGTTTTGCAAAAAATATTGTTGAAAACCTTTATAAACAATCACTTCCAGAAAATGTAAAAGAAAATGTGAAAGAAGACTTGAAAGCTCAAACAGATTTTTTATTTACAATGTTAACAAAATTATATGATGAAGAAAAAGATAAAGTTTCAGAATCAGAACTAAAAAAAATGCTTTTAGATACTATTGGAGCTGTAAGGTATGGAAAAAATAATGATTATTTTTTTGTTTATGATAAAAACTCAACAATTTTAAAATTACCATTAACTCCTCAAAGAGAAGGAACAAAAAATACAGGGAAACATATTTTAGAATTTATTGATACAGCATTTAATAAAGGTGAAGGATTAGTTCCTTATGACCAAGTTATTCCAAATAAAGCTCCTAGAAAAAAAGTATCTTTTGTTAAATTATTTAAACCATTTGATTGGGTAATTGGAACAGGAACATATATAGATAATGTAACAGAAGATTTGCAAAAAAAAGCTTTAGAAGAGATTTCTCAACTTAGATTTGGTAAAGATGGTTATTTTTATGTTTATGATTATAATGGTGTAAATTTAATGCATCCAATAAAACCTGAACTTGTAGGAAAAAATTTAATAGACTTAAAAAGTAAAAAAGGTGTTTACTATATAAAAGATTTAATTGAAGTTGCAAAAAAAGATGGTGGAATAGTAAATTTTGATTTTGAAAAAACAGGTGATGATAAACTATATGAAAAAATAGGTTATGCTGTAGGTTTTAACCAATGGCAATGGATGATTGGAACAGGTTCATATAATGATGAAATAGAAAAAAATATAGAGATATTAAAACAAAATTCACAAGATAAAATCAGTTCAATAATATTTGGAATAATTTTAATAGCAATTATTGTTTCTATAATTATCATTTTATTTGTAACATTCTTTATAAATAAAGAGATAATTGTGCCTTTAAATAGATTTCAAATAGGTCTTTTAGATTTCTTTAAATACTTAAATAAAGAGACAAAAACAGTAGAAAAAATTTCAATTAAATCAAATGATGAAATAGGTTTAATGACTGAAATTGTAAATAAAAATATTGAAAAAACAAATCAATTAATTGAACAAGATGAAAAATTAATATCAAATGTTAAAGCAGTTGTTTCTGAAATAAATAAAGGTAAATTAAAAAATAAAATTGAAGGACAAACTGACAATCAAAGTTTAGAAGATTTAAAAAATATTTTAAATGAAATGTTAGTTTTAATTTCAAGTAAAATAAATGATGACTTAAAAATCATTGATGATGTTTTAGCTAAATATAAAAATATGAATTTTACTTATAGAATAGAAAATCCTCATGGAGAAGTCGCAAAAGCTATAAACTCTTTAGCTGAAACAATAAATCATATGTTAGTAGAGAATAAAACAAATGGATTAACATTAAATGAGAGTTCACATATACTTTTATCAAATGTAGATAAGTTAAATATGAGTTCAAACGAAGCAGCTGCAAGTTTAGAAGAAACAGCAGCAGCAATAGAAGAAATAACATCAAATATAAGAAATAATACTCAAAATATAGCAAAGATGGCTAGTTACTCAAATAATTTAACAAAATCAGCAAATGATGGTGAAAAACTTGCAAACCAAACAACAAGTGCTATGGATGAAATAAATAATGAAGTTAAACTAATCAATGAAGCAATAAGTGTAATTGATCAAATAGCATTCCAAACAAATATTCTTTCACTTAATGCAGCCGTTGAAGCTGCAACTGCTGGTGAAGCAGGGAAAGGATTTGCAGTAGTAGCAGCAGAAGTAAGAAATCTTGCTAGCAGAAGTGCAGAAGCAGCACGTGAAATAAAAACAATAGTTGAAAATGCAACTTCAAAGGCAAATCAAGGAAAAGAGATTTCAAATAATATGATAGTTGGTTATAAACAATTAAATGAAAATATCACACAAACGATAAACTTAATACAAGATATAGAAATGTCAAGTAAAGAACAATTAAGTGGAATAGAACAAATAAATGATGCAGTAAATCAATTAGACCAACAAACACAACAAAATGCGATGATAGCTTCTCAAACTCAAAATGTTGCAACATTAACAGATGAAATAGCAAAACTAATAGTAAATGATGCAAATGCAAAAGAGTTTATAGGTAAAAATGAAGTAAAAGCTAAAGAGATAAATTTAGATAGTTCAAAAAATGAGAATAATATAATCAAAGCAAAAAAATCTACTTCAAAAATAGATAAAACAACTAATAAAAATGAGATAGATGAGTGGGAAAGCTTCTAA